A window of the Salvelinus fontinalis isolate EN_2023a chromosome 26, ASM2944872v1, whole genome shotgun sequence genome harbors these coding sequences:
- the LOC129824582 gene encoding GTPase IMAP family member 8-like — MADIFAALNHLNQKMQGGGVNIIEAEENLKAFQKNLPLWKRRTEIDNFANFPLLDDCVSKIEDVSGIGDISVPAELKQAIATHLDELAKSLDGYFPTRDLKSKGPEVVVVFMLVSESPTELRIVLLGKNGSEKSAVGNLILEREAFDLNCVQNHCERARGQVEGRHIAVINTPDLLDPHISHDKLSEELRWCVTLSKPGPHVFLLVLQPEEFTQEEGDRIRTILDTLSDRSFDYSMVLTTHEDKRGHMDEDHPLNQMVRACRGRQHLSDHTQLMADVDKIVKENGGDHLTCDVFENTSGMVQGKEEIHRSKTDGSLKSSSEEKLGKEQVSSLRIVLLGKSDDKKTTVGNMILQRKAFFNYKQQWESASGKVNGKSVTVVKTPDFFAPRLTAESLMEEMENCKSLSAPGPHGVLLVLKPEGFTEENRNTFKLILSIFGKESFKHSMVIITHSKGATVNPHLRQMIEECRGRHHKMYTQGKELTIKIEEMVEENEWRYLTYNEETTHDTMTPKAQRLNVVLCGRIGAGKTSIANVILGQTESSPKSSSSSVCVKREGEVCGRSVTLIELPALYGTHLTQEEVMHRGELETIQKILSSRVNDFIMVLFRQDNIAVDFVEKNADTKQLIKICGGRYKIFDALKIDKAKQTTELVAEIVKMMDQNRTCYTLYMYMEAKHQSELDKNRRIKDLEERIRNMSQGAEIECSSTEYIRVVLIGKTGNGKSASANTILGRKEFASKSSTDSVTTVCKKAVGKVDGITVSVVDTPGLFDTTLSNKDVQQEIVKCVSLSAPGPHVFIIVLSIGRITQEELDTLDLIEKTFGPRAGMFCLVLFTRGDDLENESIQDYIGNSKNAKLKKLIRDCGDRFHVFNNRDKNRTQVTELLKKINKMVSMNKGSFYTNEMFQEAEAAIKQKQEAILKEREMEIKADMEKLKVSHETDMEKMKSKLDEERLKVQEERQLREKLLREREEAIRKEHEDKEKAEKEERELEDKKRKEDEKLKKEIWDSEKEKMEIKLKNLQREKEEEYKMRMDKLRIEEKDREEQLQNQERKFAKLKREQEEEIRRREKEEDETRKKEEKVRQEWQSKIEEAEKGQTELQEVMCREKEEWEEQLKKERDRQQEEERLRQKEGVRENLQHPYFLQLWLQITS; from the exons ATGGCTGATATCTTCGCAGCTCTCAATCATCTCAATCAAAAGATGCAGGGCGGTGGAGTCAACATCATCGAAGCGGAGGAAAACCTGAAGGCTTTTCAAAAAAATCTACCGTTATGGAAACGACGAACAGAGATCGATAACTTCGCAAACTTTCCCCTGCTGGACGACTGTGTAAGTAAGATCGAAGATGTATCTGGAATCGGAGACATTTCTGTACCCGCGGAACTGAAGCAAGCAATTGCCACGCACTTAGATGAGCTTGCAAAGTCTCTCGACGGATACTTCCCTACAAGAGA TCTCAAATCCAAAGGCCCTGAGGTTGTGGTGGTGTTTATGTTAGTGTCTGAAAGTCCTACAGAGCTAAGGATTGTGCTGCTTGGAAAGAATGGCTCTGAGAAGAGTGCTGTTGGGAACTTGATCCTGGAAAGAGAGGCATTTGACCTTAACTGTGTACAAAACCACTGTGAGAGAGCCAGGGGTCAGGTGGAGGGAAGACACATAGCTGTGATCAACACTCCAGACCTGTTAGACCCTCACATCTCACATGACAAACTCTCAGAGGAACTGCGTTGGTGTGTCACTCTGTCTAAACCGGGACCTCATGTGTTCCTGTTGGTGCTGCAGCCTGAGGAGTTCACACAGGAAGAGGGAGACAGAATCAGGACAATCCTAGACACCCTCAGTGACCGGTCCTTTGACTACTCAATGGTACTGACAACTCATGAAGACAAGAGGGGACACATGGATGAGGATCACCCTCTGAATCAGATGGTCAGAGCCTGTAGAGGGAGGCAGCACCTCAGTGACCACACTCAACTTATGGCAGATGTTGACAAGATTGTAAAGGAAAATGGAGGAGACCATCTCACCTGTgatgtatttgaaaatacaagTGGCATGGTACAAGGGAAAGAGGAAATCCACAGGAGTAAAACTGATGGAAGCCTCAAATCTTCCTCTGAGGAAAAACTTGGAAAAGAACAAG TGTCTTCACTCAGGATTGTGCTTCTGGGGAAGAGTGATGACAAGAAAACTACAGTGGGTAACATGATCCTACAGAGAAAGGCTTTTTTCAACTATAAACAGCAATGGGAGTCAGCCAGTGGGAAGGTGAATGGCAAGTCTGTTACTGTTGTAAAGACTCCAGACTTCTTTGCTCCACGTCTGACTGCGGAGTCCCTGATGGAAGAGATGGAGAATTGTAAGTCCCTCTCTGCTCCTGGGCCTCATGGGGTCCTACTGGTGTTGAAGCCTGAGGGGTtcacagaggagaacagaaaCACTTTCAAGTTGATCCTGAGCATATTTGGTAAAGAGTCCTTCAAGCACTCAATGGTGATCATTACTCACTCTAAGGGAGCCACAGTAAATCCTCATCTGAGACAAATGATTGAAGAATGTAGAGGAAGGCATCACAAAATGTACACACAAGGAAAAGAGTTAACTATAAAGATAGAAGAGATGGTAGAGGAGAATGAATGGAGATACCTCACCTACAATGAAGAGACGACACATGACACCATGACACCAAAGGCTCAGAGACTGAACGTGGTGCTGTGTGGCAGAATAGGAGCTGGGAAGACTTCTATAGCCAATGTGATACTGGGTCAGACAGAGTCCAGTCCAAAGTCCAGCTCCTCCTCAGTGTGtgtgaagagagaaggagaggtgtgTGGTCGGTCTGTCACCCTCATCGAGCTGCCTGCTCTGTATGGAACACATCTCACTCAGGAGGAAGTGATGC ACAGAGGAGAGTTGGAGACCATCCAGAAGATTCTCAGCTCACGAGTCAATGACTTTATCATGGTCCTGTTTAGACAGGATAACATTGCAGTTGACTTTGTGGAAAAAAATGCAGACACAAAGCAACTGATCAAGATATGCGGAGGGCGGTATAAAATCTTTGATGCTTTGAAAATTGATAAGGCCAAGCAGACGACAGAACTTGTAGCAGAAATAGTCAAAATGATGGATCAGAACAGAACCTGCTACACTCTGTACATGTACATGGAGGCTAAACACCAATCAGAACTGGACAAAAACAGAAGAATCAAGGATTTAGAGGAGAGAATCAGGAACATGTCACAAG GTGCTGAAATTGAGTGTTCCAGCACAGAGTACATAAGGGTGGTGCTGATTGGGAAAACTGGAAATGGGAAGAGCGCCTCTGCAAACACTATCCTGGGCAGAAAAGAATTTGCGTCTAAATCCAGCACTGATTCTGTGACAACAGTTTGCAAGAAGGCAGTCGGCAAAGTTGATGGAATAACAGTTTCTGTGGTGGACACACCTGGACTTTTTGACACAACATTGTCTAATAAAGATGTTCAGCAAGAGATAGTGAAATGTGTTTCCCTGTCAGCTCCTGGACCCCATGTGTTTATCATAGTGTTGAGTATTGGGAGAATCACACAAGAGGAGCTGGACACTTTGGACCTCATAGAGAAAACCTTTGGTCCACGGGCAGGAATGTTTTGCTTAGTTCTGTttactagaggagatgacttggaaaATGAATCAATTCAAGATTACATTGGGAACAGCAAGAATGCCAAACTGAAAAAACTGATCAGAGATTGTGGAGACAGATTCCATGTCTTCAACAACAGAGACAAGAATCGCACACAGGTCACTGAGCTTCTTAAGAAGATTAACAAAATGGTGTCCATGAACAAGGGCAGTTTCTACACCAATGAGATGTTCCAGGAGGCAGAGGCAGCCATTAAACAAAAACAGGAAGcaatactgaaggagagagagatggagataaaggCTGACATGGAGAAACTGAAGGTTAGCCATGAAACAGACATGGAAAAGATGAAGTCAAAGTTGGACGAGGAGAGATTGAAAGTTCAGGAGGAAAGACAGCTGAGAGAAAaactgttgagagagagagaggaagctatTAGAAAAGAACATGAGGACAAGGAGAAAGCAGAGAAGGAAGAAAGAgaattggaggacaaaaaaaggaaAGAAGATGAAAAGTTGAAAAAAGAAATATGGGACTCAGAAAAAGAGAAGATGGAAATAAAGTTGAAAAACCTCCAAAGAGAAAAGGAAGAAGAATATAAAATGAGGATGGATAAACTGAGAAtagaagagaaagacagagaagaaCAGCTTCAAAATCAAGAAAGGAAGTTTGCTAAACTAAAAAGGGAACAGGAGGAAGaaattagaaggagagagaaagaagaggatgagACGAGAAAGAAGGAAGAGAAAGTAAGACAAGAGTGGCAAAGCAAAATAGAGGAAGCAGAGAAAGGTCAAACAGAACTCCAAGAGGTCATGTGTAGAGAaaaagaggaatgggaggaacagttgaagaaagaaagagacagacaacAGGAAGAAGAAAGGCTGAGACAGAAGGAG ggggtgcggGAGAAccttcagcacccctacttcctgcagcTATGGCTGCAGATAACCAGCTAA